The genomic interval TGGACCCCAGTTTGTGTTGCCCACCATCAACGCGATGGAACAGGTGGATAGCCACAGCTACGACATGCAGCCCGATACCCACGACACGCCAATGCCGATGCAGGAACGATCGCATGCGCGGCTGCTGGAAGCGATTGCCAGTCCATCGGGAAGGGGAATGGAGGGTGGCACGATCGCCCAAATTGAGGGACGCCATCGGACGGCGGGCGGCAACACGTTGCGGGCAGCCGTTCTGGGTGCAAATGATGGGCTACTCTCGAACTTGAGTTTAGTCATGGGGGTTGCGGGTGCAAATTTAACCAGCCAGTCAATTTTGGTGACTGGCATAGCAGGGCTGTTGGCAGGTGCCTGCTCAATGGCACTGGGAGAGTGGATTTCGGTGCAGAGTTCTCGCGAACTCTACGATCGCCAGATTCGGATTGAACGCCGGGAGGTGGAGGAAGTGCCCGATGAGGAGGAGGAGGAATTGGCGCTGATCTATGAGGCAAAGGGACTACCCGAAGCACAAGCCCGCACCCTGGCAGCCCGGATCATGACCAACAAAACCAGTGCCCTGGATACGCTGACACGAGAGGAGTTGGGCATCGACCCGGATGAACTGGGTGGGTCAGCCTGGGCAGCGGCGTTGACTTCGTTCTTTCTGTTTGCGATCGGTGCCATCATCCCCGTGATTCCGTTTATCTTTTTGACGGGTGCTTTGGCTGTCTATGGCAGTTTGCTGCTGAGCGGACTGGGACTGTTTGCGATTGGGGCAGGCATTACGCTGCTCACCGGACGGAGTTTGCTTTATTCTGGCTTGCGTCAGGTCATTTTTGGGTTCGCCGCCGCTGCCATTACCTTTGGGCTGGGAAAATTGATCGGGGGCGCGATCGTCGGGTAATGATTAATCTGCCCTAAATATTGCTTAAATTGGGATTAGTATCAATATCCTGCACTGTTTGCGATATGGCAGCCAGTTGGGCTGGCTGATTGATCCGGCTGAGCGATCGGTCTTGGTTTATCAGCCCGATCGCCTCCCAGATTGACTTTCGGGTATAGATCCATTATCTGTGTTAGAAGGAATGACCCTGACGCCATCCGTTGATGAAATCTTTAGCTGGCTACGGCGATCAGGTTGATCGCAAGGTTCAATCGTCCCAACTTGCCTCGCAGTAGAAGTTGTCGGTGGAAATAAACTGCATAAACCCCTCAAAGGCTGCCTCTGCTCTTGCAGAAACAAAGATCCGGACATCCCTTGTTGACTCTCTTACCACCTCAATCACAATGTCGCGAAAACCATAGAAGGTTCCTCTTCCCCAATACCACCATTCGGCAAGTCCCAACTTTGGAAAATTCTCCTCAACGCAAGCGAGTAACGCTGGCTCTGCTACGCCATGTATCCACTGCAATGGGTTACTCCACTTGATACCACTGGCAAATACCTGAAGTACAAACTCAGATGTCGTCTGGCTGTTGACTATCCACTTTCCTGGATTAATCACGACAGGTGGATCATCCATTGCGAGTGCCTCAAGTTTAATTGCCCATAATTGACACGCTTGATTTTCGACATAAAAGATCAGGGCATCTTGGTAGCTTTGCCTTTCTTGGGTGTTCAAAAGAGAATTCCGATAGTGAACCAGTTCACCTGGAACAATCAATTCGTCTTGTCTAGACCAAACATCAGCTCTCCGACCCGCCAAGCCGTACCACTCTTTGAGTGCCAAAGGAAGACACAATCCTAATTTTTGTTCTGCCTGGGCGATCGTTGCATGATCAAAACCATCTGCATCAGACAAAGGTGGATACCAATCAGCAACGATCTCCTTGAGCAATTGCCATCTTGCCCTGCGTTGCGTTGGAATATTTTGCAGTAGCGATGGACTATACATAAGTGGCACTGAAATAAACCTATTTGCTCAAATCCTTAAAAGTCCTGGTCATCATGACTTTTAAGAAGGGAACATCCTCTTGTACTGCTTTCCAGATTATTTCTACATCTGTATTGAAATAATCATGAATTAGTTTATCTCGCATTCCAGCAATATCGCGCCAGGAAATATCAGGATATTGGCTTTTCACTGAATCTGGAATTCGCTTCACGGCTTCCCCGACAATTTAGATCGCCCTTGAAACTGCAAATATCTTCTCTAGATTTTGAGAAAAATCTTCAAAATTGATGCCTGTCATGAACTGCTCGATCGCAGCAATGGCATCCAGGATATCTTATAAGTAGTCTTCAACTTCCCGCTTGCTCACAGATAGACGACCTCTGCCAAAATCCGCTCTCCAATGCGGGGCTTTAAACCAGCCTTATAATGACTTGTTTTGGATAAGCCAATGCTTGATTTCCTCTAGCGTTTTCATTGGTTCTGTCTCCCTCAAGGCATGTATCAATTCTGACGGTTTTCCAGGGCATTGACTTTTTCGGTCAGGGCGACGATCGCCGCTTGCTGATCCTTGACCAGTTTGTTGAGGGAAACGATCGCGGCTCGATGATCCTTCACGGCTCTGGTCAGGGCTGCCACGATGTCCACCGGGCTGATGGTTTGGCGATCGGGGGAGGCGACCACAGTTGGTACTTCTTCGGCAATGAACCCCAGATGCAAGGTTTGGTTAGGATCGTTGGAGTAGGAAAATCTAACTGGATTCAGTCCGCGTAGAACCTCATCCACCTCGTGACTGGAGAGTTCAACGATATTTTGCTTCAAGGTTCGGGAGGAAAACACCCGGAACTGGTTCGCAACCACATCGTTACCAAAAACCTTACCTTGAACGTACAGCCTGACCTCGGCATCGTTCTTAACAGAGTCAGGGAGTGAATTTAAGGGATTGATCAGAAGTCGTTGACCAACAATAACGTCGCCATCGTTTTCAACCAGAAGTCGGCTGATCTGCCCTGTTTTCACATTCAATGCCACAGGTTCGAATGCTGGGGCACTTTCAATCTCCACCTTCGCAAATGGATTAGGGGTGCCAATCCCCAATCGCCCCTCTACGATTAAGCCATTGGTAGGGGCTGCCGGGGCGTTAACGGAAAATTTTTGTCCGATCGCTGCCTGCCCAGAAACACTCAACGTGCTGGTTGGGGGCTTTTGAGGATCGGCTGTGTTGATGCCAACTCTGCCATCCGTTAACACCGTCAACCTTTCCTGGTTACCTGTTTTCAGCACCAGGCGTTGAGTGGGGCTACTGATTGCACCTGTTCCCAGTGCCAGTTCGGTTTCATTAATCAGCACCTGAGCCGTGCCACTTCCCAACGTGAAGCTACCAGAACTGACAGTGAGACCACCCGCGATCGTTGTTGGACCTTCCTTAACGTCCAACTTTCCTTTCGTTACCGTGAGATCACCCGAACTGATGGTAGCTCCACCCGCGATCGTTGCCGAACCTGTGTTGACCTCCAGATTTCCCTTCAGTAAGGTGATGCCCTGATCGAAGGTGTAACTGCTATCAGCGGTGCGGGTGGCAAAGCTGACTTTTTTGTTGGTTGGAGTGGGTGGGGTAAGGGTGACAAAATTCGTCGTATCCCCAATCTGGACAGTGCCATTCACATGCAGTCTGGTTGTGGGGGCGATCGCTGCGGGCACGATATTAATTCCCAGATTGGTCTGGGCATGGATGCTGCCACTCACAACCAGGCTGTTGTCTGCTGTGGAGGCAATATCAGCCCCCTGCCCGATCGCCGCCTTACCCAACACCTGAAGCACTGTGCTTGCCTGGAGGGTGCCATTGACCAGCAAGCCATTTTCCGGTGCTTTAGTGATATCGGCAGTTTTGCCGATCGCCGCCTTACCCAATACCTGAAGCGTACTGTTAGCCAGAACATTCCCGTCTACCAACAAACCATTTTCTGGGGTTGGGTCTGGGGTGGCGTTGATGACCGTTGCTTTGCCAATAGCGGCTTTCCCCAATACTTTTAACGTTGTTCCCTGGGATGGGGCATTCATGCTAACGTTACCCTCCTTAGACACCGCCATTCGCTCGATGTCCGAAGTTCTAAGGGAAAGCGGTTGGGCATCGGGGGCAAAACCAGCACTAATCACACCCGTTTTTACCCGGATCGTTTTGTCGAATTGGTACTGCGATCGGGTGGTTTCAAACGTAATCTGATCGGCGACCTGCTGAACCTGGAGATAATCCTGGGCTGTCCCCAGTTTGAACACCCCATTAACATGCAGTTTGGCACCGGGGTCGCTGGTGCCAATGCCCACATTTCCCTGACTGTCCAGGAGAAACTGAGGCAGATATTTCAGCTTTCCGTTTTCATCCGTCAGCACGTCCCCCCGAAGGATGGCGGGTTGCTGGTAGGTAAGGGTCGCTTTTTCAAAGTCGCTCTTAAAGGCTTGTTTGACTTGAAGCGAGTGGTCGCCACCAACCGTTTCCACGGTCTGAGTTTCGGTCTTTGCCCCCTCCGTCAGGGTAATTTTGCCACCCGGATGCACCTCCTGTTGAAACTTGGTTTGGCTATCTCCAAGTACCTGCAAACTGCCCGACTTCACCGCAACGGTGCCTTTTTTGGGTTCCGGGGTTCCCACAACGTGCAACTTTGCCAGAGGCGGATTAACTCCAATCCCCAGTGATCCTTGAAAGAAGTCGCCATTTTTGTCAAAGCAATTGATCAGGGGTGGGAAAACCAGACGTTTATCCGTAAGGTCTGGTGTTTTATTCGCTAGCGTGACGAGTGCCAGAATTCCGTATTGGTGGTTGATGCCCAACGGCGGTTGGGGTAAAGGACGCTTACCATCCCCATCGCGGGGCCAGTCAATCCCGTTTTCGGTATTCATGCGAACGGGAATCAGCCAGTAGTCGCCCGTTTTGGCAGTCGAGGTTCCCTCCAGTCCAAAAATGACAGAAATGCCATTTTCCAATTCGATGCCATCGGGACTGGTTGAACGGATGGGCACTTCTGCTACGGTTTGATCCCAACGACGAACTTTGGGATTGTTTGAAGGCGGAAATTTTTCTGCGTTGAGTGGGTCACCCACCACTTTGGTCGGATCAAAAAACAGCTTTTCGCCTGCCTTGACGACCACATTCTTAAGTTGAACGAGCGTTCCAGGACGATTGTTGAGTTCCCGCACCTCATCGGTTACTTCAACCCACTGTCCTGCTTTGAAGGAAAGGAGCGCGTCGCGGCTGGGTCTGGGCAGGGCGATCGTGCTGTCTTCCGCATTGATTGCTTGAATCGCACTCACCACGACGCCATTGTCCCTCGACCACTTAAAGGTCGCCTGATTGAGGTTTCCCCCTGTGTGGATTTCAACCCGGTATAACTGATTTTCTAAACCTGAACTGCTGATTCTAGCCTGGGTAGGGTTTACCCTGGCAGTCAGAGATACGCCCCCCGTCTGGGTTAACTCCAGCCACTCCGGACTCTTCTCCAGGCTAAAAGACGCATCCGACGCCAACTTTTGGGTCGTCTGCTGGACTGAGCGCCAGACATTTAACCTGCCACACCGTTTTGGTGCGGGTGGTCGTGTCTGGAATATCCGTTAGGGCAACCTCTCGGATTTCCGGGTCTTCGATCGCGGTCACATGCCGTTCCCACACATCGAGATAAAGCAGATAGGCGGTATCTGTGGGCAACAGTGGCGGATTGGGAAAATCTGGTTGGGTTTTGTAGGTAACGACCCGCCGCAGACTGAGCGTTTGCCCTCCAGGAGGAATATCCTTGAGGGGAGGCTTTTCTGGCTTTGGATGCAATTTCAACGTGGGCGGTTGGGTGGGGAGGCTCACCTCCCGAATCTGCATCAACTGCCCACTTTCCTGATCCTTCAGCCATTGATCCTTGGCAAAGGGTTGACCATCGATCGCCAGAAACGGCACATTCACCGTGACCGTATCAGCATCAGAGTCTACCGGCGCAGGGGAATAGGTGGCAGAAAAATCGCTTCCCTGCTTCAGTTCACACAGAACACCACCGACATAAAAGCTGCCAGGATTGATGATCCAATCCGTTTGGTCAGGTGTGGCGACAATCTTAAATCCTTCCTTCGTTTCGCCACCCGGTGTTCCCGCTGCGCCCCCGATCGTATCTCTCAGCCGCACCTGATTCAGATAGGTTTGAATACTGACCTGCTCATTCCAGTCAGAATCCAGTTGCAGCCGTCCCTGCTGCATTAAAACGCCGGTGTAGTGCTTCTCTGGACGAAAGGTGAAGCGAGTGAAGTCGCCTTTCATGGGGGATGTCCTTGGGGTGTGGGGTGTGGGGTGTGGGGTGTGGGGTGTGGGGTTAAGCAAAGGATAAAGGATAAAGGATGAAGGATAAGGATTAAACAATCTCATTCCTCATCTCCCATCTCCGATCTCCCTCACTTAAATTCAGCACCCTCCGAATCCTTTGCTATTTAGCTTCAACTCAAAACTCAAAACTTAAAACTCATCATTCAAAACTCAAAACTCATCATTCATAATTCATAACCCTTTCAGCCTTCAGCCTTTCCCTACCACCTACCACCTACCACCTACCACCTAAGTTATGTACTCAATCCCAACTTGAATCCCAAATCGCAGGTATTCATCTAGACTGGCGCGCAGGTTTGCTTCCCGTTGGGGTTGCTTCAGGTAGTTAAAAGCACCCATTTCGGAACCATCTTCGGCACCGGCTCGAATCTCGATCGGAGTGGTGGGTTTGAGTTGGGCATAACCAGGTTGACCATAGTCTTTGGAGGTAAAAGCGGGTTGCATTTGACTCAGCAGAATCAGGGTTTCATCGACCTGCCCTAAGCCAGAGTTGAGCGATCGCCAGCGTTGGCTGAGCCAGAGTGAATTTGGGGTTGGGTTAGGGGAAGTGGCAGAAGCGTTAGGGGGTTGGACTCCAGGCAAGATAGCAGTGTAGAACAAATTGCCAATCTGGGTGCCAACCAGAATGCTGGGAATGGCAAAGGTGGTGCCAATTGGAAAGTCCTGGCTGAAGGGAGCATCGATCGTTAGGCTGGTGTCGGAGGCGATGGCAGTGATTTGGCGGGTTTGATCGGCAACCTGAAGGGTACTGCCAACGGTGAGGTCGGTTGTGAAAGCGGTGCCCACCCCCATTACGCTGGTGCTGGTGGTGGAAAGGGTGCCGATGCCTGGTTTGATCCAGGTTGCCAGAGCCGTGATGGTGGTGTCTCCCAGGCTGGTATTGCTACGTTGCCAGGTTTTGCCGCCATTTTTAGAGCGAAACAGGGTGCCGTTGCGGGTGCCCACCATCAGGGTGGTGATGCCAAAGTGGGTGAGTTGG from Kovacikia minuta CCNUW1 carries:
- a CDS encoding VIT1/CCC1 transporter family protein yields the protein MMGQNYFTAIPNDLAMATQADIDRYLENWQDEIDSAFLYRALAKVERQPALAEVYRKLAATEETHAQFWQEKVLSAGRSLPKQRIGWRTRMLAQFAIWFGPQFVLPTINAMEQVDSHSYDMQPDTHDTPMPMQERSHARLLEAIASPSGRGMEGGTIAQIEGRHRTAGGNTLRAAVLGANDGLLSNLSLVMGVAGANLTSQSILVTGIAGLLAGACSMALGEWISVQSSRELYDRQIRIERREVEEVPDEEEEELALIYEAKGLPEAQARTLAARIMTNKTSALDTLTREELGIDPDELGGSAWAAALTSFFLFAIGAIIPVIPFIFLTGALAVYGSLLLSGLGLFAIGAGITLLTGRSLLYSGLRQVIFGFAAAAITFGLGKLIGGAIVG
- a CDS encoding HepT-like ribonuclease domain-containing protein encodes the protein MVGEAVKRIPDSVKSQYPDISWRDIAGMRDKLIHDYFNTDVEIIWKAVQEDVPFLKVMMTRTFKDLSK
- a CDS encoding DUF6519 domain-containing protein, translated to MASDASFSLEKSPEWLELTQTGGVSLTARVNPTQARISSSGLENQLYRVEIHTGGNLNQATFKWSRDNGVVVSAIQAINAEDSTIALPRPSRDALLSFKAGQWVEVTDEVRELNNRPGTLVQLKNVVVKAGEKLFFDPTKVVGDPLNAEKFPPSNNPKVRRWDQTVAEVPIRSTSPDGIELENGISVIFGLEGTSTAKTGDYWLIPVRMNTENGIDWPRDGDGKRPLPQPPLGINHQYGILALVTLANKTPDLTDKRLVFPPLINCFDKNGDFFQGSLGIGVNPPLAKLHVVGTPEPKKGTVAVKSGSLQVLGDSQTKFQQEVHPGGKITLTEGAKTETQTVETVGGDHSLQVKQAFKSDFEKATLTYQQPAILRGDVLTDENGKLKYLPQFLLDSQGNVGIGTSDPGAKLHVNGVFKLGTAQDYLQVQQVADQITFETTRSQYQFDKTIRVKTGVISAGFAPDAQPLSLRTSDIERMAVSKEGNVSMNAPSQGTTLKVLGKAAIGKATVINATPDPTPENGLLVDGNVLANSTLQVLGKAAIGKTADITKAPENGLLVNGTLQASTVLQVLGKAAIGQGADIASTADNSLVVSGSIHAQTNLGINIVPAAIAPTTRLHVNGTVQIGDTTNFVTLTPPTPTNKKVSFATRTADSSYTFDQGITLLKGNLEVNTGSATIAGGATISSGDLTVTKGKLDVKEGPTTIAGGLTVSSGSFTLGSGTAQVLINETELALGTGAISSPTQRLVLKTGNQERLTVLTDGRVGINTADPQKPPTSTLSVSGQAAIGQKFSVNAPAAPTNGLIVEGRLGIGTPNPFAKVEIESAPAFEPVALNVKTGQISRLLVENDGDVIVGQRLLINPLNSLPDSVKNDAEVRLYVQGKVFGNDVVANQFRVFSSRTLKQNIVELSSHEVDEVLRGLNPVRFSYSNDPNQTLHLGFIAEEVPTVVASPDRQTISPVDIVAALTRAVKDHRAAIVSLNKLVKDQQAAIVALTEKVNALENRQN
- a CDS encoding DUF6519 domain-containing protein, whose amino-acid sequence is MRLFNPYPSSFILYPLLNPTPHTPHPTPHTPRTSPMKGDFTRFTFRPEKHYTGVLMQQGRLQLDSDWNEQVSIQTYLNQVRLRDTIGGAAGTPGGETKEGFKIVATPDQTDWIINPGSFYVGGVLCELKQGSDFSATYSPAPVDSDADTVTVNVPFLAIDGQPFAKDQWLKDQESGQLMQIREVSLPTQPPTLKLHPKPEKPPLKDIPPGGQTLSLRRVVTYKTQPDFPNPPLLPTDTAYLLYLDVWERHVTAIEDPEIREVALTDIPDTTTRTKTVWQVKCLALSPADDPKVGVGCVF